From Paenibacillus sp. PK3_47, the proteins below share one genomic window:
- a CDS encoding phage portal protein, with product MSGEAQWFQIAKAEDRHIPSSAQLPDSFENLYDQHGLLPFPPGNDPASCKLLVKNSNIIPQCIESYKRNIAGYGIALEYIPGESDQTALEEWNKADKFLETCNLEDTPDEIISSLIEDIESSGNANVEVAWPAGSEFPTLYRINPKFVRCTRETDKVTIKRKRLIRSTKKIEEFSQDIYARKYAMKRGQSVVWFRPFGTEGKGNQIIPLKLGNDGPYGEPRWFGNAPGVVGSREAEELNVSYFSNGRMLSMLLTVTNGRLTKQSMELLRNVKGAQSQGGILYLEAIGEETGGPLDEKVEKVAIKLDKLNDLLQQDALFLEYGKDKKADILSAFRLPPILVGQSSDYNRATAQAALRFAEEQVFEPYRKWIMDEIFNKRLFPAMGIFRVKATLRGPRIIDPEDRKALLDFIADKGIMLVRDLIPIAEEVLDTTIDESKYSAEYLDTPIAQLVNSQPAIAVPEPDSDVNELQDRVATIAKRLLRQSHDEVVGHV from the coding sequence ATGAGCGGTGAGGCACAGTGGTTCCAGATAGCAAAAGCAGAAGATCGGCATATCCCCTCCAGCGCGCAGCTACCGGATAGCTTTGAAAACCTTTATGATCAGCACGGTCTGCTGCCATTCCCTCCTGGCAACGACCCTGCTTCCTGCAAGCTGTTGGTGAAGAACAGCAACATCATTCCGCAGTGCATTGAGTCATACAAGCGGAACATCGCTGGTTACGGGATTGCCTTGGAGTATATTCCGGGGGAGAGTGACCAGACTGCACTGGAGGAGTGGAATAAAGCCGACAAGTTTCTGGAGACCTGTAACCTGGAAGATACGCCGGATGAGATTATCAGCTCTCTGATTGAGGATATCGAAAGCAGCGGGAATGCAAATGTGGAGGTCGCCTGGCCTGCCGGTAGTGAATTCCCAACATTGTATCGAATCAATCCGAAATTCGTTCGTTGCACCCGGGAAACGGATAAGGTGACAATCAAGAGGAAACGGCTGATCCGGTCAACGAAGAAGATCGAGGAGTTTTCGCAAGACATTTACGCCCGGAAGTACGCCATGAAGCGCGGGCAATCGGTAGTATGGTTCCGGCCGTTTGGAACTGAGGGTAAGGGCAATCAGATCATTCCTCTGAAGCTTGGCAATGACGGTCCCTACGGTGAGCCTCGCTGGTTCGGGAATGCGCCTGGTGTGGTAGGCAGCCGGGAGGCAGAGGAGTTGAACGTTTCCTATTTCAGTAATGGCCGTATGCTCTCCATGCTGCTGACCGTAACCAATGGCCGGTTAACCAAGCAATCCATGGAGCTGCTGCGGAATGTTAAGGGGGCGCAGTCGCAGGGAGGTATTCTCTACCTGGAAGCGATCGGGGAGGAGACAGGCGGGCCGCTGGATGAGAAAGTGGAGAAGGTAGCTATCAAGCTGGATAAGCTTAATGATCTGCTCCAGCAGGACGCTTTATTCCTGGAATACGGGAAGGACAAGAAAGCCGATATCCTCTCTGCATTCCGGCTGCCGCCGATCTTGGTTGGCCAGAGCTCCGATTATAACCGTGCTACGGCGCAGGCTGCGCTGCGGTTTGCAGAGGAGCAGGTCTTCGAGCCTTACCGCAAGTGGATTATGGACGAGATCTTCAATAAACGGCTGTTTCCGGCTATGGGTATCTTCCGGGTGAAGGCAACCTTGCGTGGGCCGCGCATCATTGACCCAGAAGACCGAAAGGCGTTACTGGACTTTATCGCAGATAAAGGGATTATGCTGGTCCGGGATTTAATCCCAATTGCAGAGGAAGTGCTGGATACTACCATTGATGAATCAAAGTACAGTGCGGAATATCTCGATACACCAATCGCACAGCTTGTGAATAGCCAGCCGGCTATAGCCGTGCCTGAACCTGACTCCGATGTGAATGAATTGCAGGATCGTGTGGCGACCATAGCCAAGCGTCTGCTGCGGCAGAGTCATGATGAGGTAGTTGGCCATGTGTAA
- a CDS encoding phage minor head protein, with the protein MCKDCWELIVKADDTEFLDSLELTHAERVVLEELYKQGENRIVEILELQGKALHDAIDELSEELLIDIGELGKVLLSVQSGDLFTIQFEQAVYDAFTPLYHLAGESELMVLNTDKTWSTKNKAASRFAKNLQKLVPDMNGTSADVMTRAFQKAIKEGKTPSERALLVREISAAAAKGDAGPFNMERAITVSRTMSTAAANGGKLEGWKQSEVVTGKKWRSSKGDRTRKTHRKANGQIQPLDKPFEVGNSKLMFPGDPSGRAEEIIRCRCTMQSVMD; encoded by the coding sequence ATGTGTAAGGATTGCTGGGAGCTAATCGTAAAAGCAGATGACACCGAGTTCCTGGATAGCCTGGAGTTAACCCATGCGGAGCGGGTCGTTCTGGAGGAGCTCTACAAGCAGGGAGAAAACAGGATAGTTGAAATTCTTGAGCTGCAGGGGAAGGCCCTGCATGATGCCATTGACGAACTGAGCGAGGAGCTGCTGATTGATATCGGGGAGCTGGGCAAGGTCTTGCTGTCGGTTCAGAGCGGAGATCTCTTCACGATCCAGTTTGAGCAGGCGGTATATGATGCCTTCACTCCCCTCTATCACTTGGCTGGCGAGTCGGAGCTGATGGTACTGAACACCGACAAGACCTGGTCCACCAAGAACAAGGCGGCTTCACGTTTTGCGAAGAACCTGCAGAAACTTGTTCCGGATATGAATGGTACCAGTGCGGATGTTATGACCCGGGCTTTTCAGAAGGCCATCAAGGAGGGGAAGACGCCCTCCGAGCGGGCGCTGTTGGTGCGTGAAATCAGTGCAGCAGCTGCAAAAGGTGATGCTGGGCCATTCAACATGGAGCGTGCCATTACAGTCTCCCGAACTATGAGCACGGCTGCTGCAAACGGCGGCAAGCTTGAGGGCTGGAAGCAGTCCGAGGTGGTCACCGGCAAAAAGTGGAGGTCTTCCAAGGGAGACCGCACTCGGAAGACACACCGAAAAGCGAACGGTCAGATACAACCGCTGGATAAGCCTTTTGAAGTCGGTAATAGTAAACTGATGTTTCCAGGAGATCCATCCGGTCGCGCTGAGGAGATTATCCGCTGTCGCTGTACGATGCAGTCGGTGATGGATTAA
- a CDS encoding XkdF-like putative serine protease domain-containing protein has translation MTFKLKDAKITHISLVDKGANGVPFAIIKAQKANQAGTIQKQVQIAKIDDDKRIVKGVVYQPDVADAHDDQMDEVEIEKAAHLFMEKQHTYNIDKQHDLEADKGFVIESYIAPCDMTLGEQQIAKGSWVAAVKVTDDDTWNAIKKGEITGFSMWGVGKREEIEEEEEVSKGILSRIAKALGLIEKGAVADKYHKNRKNREFWAAQDALNSVLFNWDTWQSGLETDPETIREALQDFVDIAEDVLTKEDIIKAIGTPPAKIAKAGKKISASNQKHIDDAITALTELKNKTAHSQEEPEEEEDLKAEDIAKAVTAAIAPIAKQVEGLTAEIAELKKEEGVEGEKPAGFTAPATTAEETAITDAIAKALAPLSQQMQTLAADVQLVKNSRGASAQGDEEEIIKSEGAVSFGRFL, from the coding sequence ATGACCTTTAAACTGAAAGATGCTAAGATCACGCATATCTCCCTGGTAGACAAAGGAGCCAACGGAGTACCTTTTGCTATCATCAAGGCTCAAAAAGCTAATCAAGCCGGCACCATCCAGAAGCAGGTCCAGATCGCCAAGATTGACGACGACAAACGGATCGTTAAAGGCGTGGTGTATCAGCCGGATGTGGCCGATGCTCATGATGACCAAATGGATGAAGTTGAGATCGAGAAGGCGGCTCATCTGTTTATGGAGAAACAGCACACATACAACATTGATAAGCAGCATGATCTCGAAGCAGACAAAGGATTTGTCATTGAGTCGTACATTGCTCCTTGCGACATGACGCTTGGTGAGCAGCAGATCGCGAAGGGCTCCTGGGTGGCAGCCGTTAAAGTGACGGACGACGACACCTGGAATGCCATCAAGAAAGGTGAGATTACCGGTTTCTCCATGTGGGGTGTTGGTAAGCGGGAAGAGATCGAGGAGGAAGAGGAGGTATCCAAGGGGATTTTGAGCCGGATAGCCAAAGCGCTGGGCCTGATTGAGAAAGGGGCCGTCGCAGACAAATATCATAAAAACCGGAAGAACCGAGAATTTTGGGCGGCGCAGGATGCCCTCAACTCGGTTCTTTTTAATTGGGACACTTGGCAAAGTGGTCTGGAAACCGATCCGGAGACCATCCGGGAGGCCCTGCAGGACTTTGTTGATATTGCTGAGGATGTGCTGACCAAGGAAGACATCATTAAAGCCATCGGCACGCCGCCGGCGAAGATTGCCAAGGCCGGGAAGAAGATTTCAGCCAGCAATCAAAAACATATCGATGATGCCATCACTGCACTGACTGAATTGAAAAATAAGACAGCTCATTCACAAGAGGAGCCCGAGGAGGAAGAAGATTTGAAAGCTGAAGATATCGCCAAGGCCGTAACGGCCGCAATTGCTCCGATCGCCAAGCAGGTAGAAGGCCTGACGGCAGAGATCGCGGAGCTGAAGAAAGAGGAAGGCGTCGAAGGTGAAAAGCCTGCAGGTTTTACTGCTCCGGCTACGACCGCAGAAGAGACTGCAATCACTGATGCCATTGCCAAAGCCCTGGCGCCGCTGAGTCAGCAGATGCAGACGCTGGCTGCTGATGTACAGCTGGTAAAGAATAGCCGCGGTGCTTCCGCGCAAGGTGATGAAGAAGAAATCATTAAATCAGAAGGCGCCGTTAGTTTTGGACGCTTCCTGTAA